One Gossypium hirsutum isolate 1008001.06 chromosome A11, Gossypium_hirsutum_v2.1, whole genome shotgun sequence genomic window carries:
- the LOC107896433 gene encoding probable protein phosphatase 2C 55: protein MICHLMGVLRMNGLQVYLAIPNKKSFRLVSGSCYLPHPAKEETGGEDAHFICANDEAIGVADGVGGWVEVGVDAGEFARELMCNSVAAIQDEPKGSIDPARVLEKAHSSTKSQGSSTACIIALTEEGIHAINLGDSGFIVVRDGCTVYHSPVQQHGFNFTYQLESGDGGDLPSSGQVFKIPVLSGDVIIAGTDGLFDNLYNNEITAAVVHGLRAGFNPQLMAKQIATLARERAVDKNRQTPFAKAAQDAGFRYYGGKLDDITVVVSYIAGSSNT, encoded by the exons ATGATTTGTCATTTGATGGGAGTTCTAAGGATGAACGGGCTGCAAGTTTACCT AGCTATTCCAAACAAGAAAAGCTTTAGACTAGTTTCAGGGTCTTGTTATCTCCCACATCCTGCTAAGGAAGAAACAGGAGGAGAGGATGCTCACTTCATTTGTGCCAATGACGAAGCCATAGGGGTAGCTGATGGTGTTGGTGGCTGGGTGGAAGTTGGCGTTGATGCTGGTGAATTTGCCCGTGAACTTATGTGTAATTCAGTGGCAGCAATTCAAGATGAACCAAAGGGTTCCATTGACCCAGCCAGAGTATTAGAGAAAGCCCATTCAAGCACAAAATCACAAGGATCCTCAACTGCCTGCATCATTGCCCTTACAGAGGag GGGATACATGCAATAAATCTGGGGGACAGCGGTTTCATTGTGGTTAGGGATGGCTGCACCGTCTACCATTCCCCAGTCCAGCAACACGGTTTCAATTTTACATATCAATTGGAGAGTGGTGACGGTGGTGATCTACCAAGCTCTGGTCAG GTTTTCAAAATTCCTGTTCTGTCAGGTGATGTGATTATCGCTGGAACAGATGGGTTGTTTGATAACTTGTATAATAATGAGATTACTGCTGCTGTTGTTCATGGTTTAAGAGCTGGCTTCAATCCCCAATTGATGGCTAAGCAGATAGCAACATTGGCTCGTGAACGAGCAGTGGATAAGAACCGACAGACACCGTTTGCCAAAGCAGCTCAAGATGCTGGGTTTCGTTACTATGGTGGCAAGCTTGACGACATCACTGTTGTTGTGTCGTATATTGCTGGCTCTTCCAATACGTGA
- the LOC107896394 gene encoding zinc finger protein GAI-ASSOCIATED FACTOR 1 isoform X2 has product MPVDLDNSSTASGEASVTSSGNQNPLPKSTAKKKRNLPGMPDPDAEVIALSPSTLLATNRFVCEICNKGFQRDQNLQLHRRGHNLPWKLKQRSSKEVKKRVYVCPEITCVHHHPSRALGDLTGIKKHFCRKHGEKKWKCDKCSKKYAVQSDWKAHSKICGTREYKCDCGTVFSRRDSFITHRAFCDVLAEERAKAQTQPQPQNQNQTATKESNPKPQTTDSSPPSAATPISVSAPESGKVPAPAPAVPQLSSVISSSALPIQSSELPENPSPIMEESLAPAPAAAPTGLNGSCSSSASLGSNGSSCSVFASLFASSTTSASLKPQHPPVFIDLFQSVGQPDCLTDLAPSPSIEPISLCLSTNHGSSIFGTAGQEHRQYAPPPQPAMSATALLQKAAQMGATATNASLLHGFGLGPGLPRDGSSGLKELMMGTPVFGPRQATLDFLGLGMAAGGSPNGGLSALITSIGDELDVVAAATSFGGGDFTSKDIGRSS; this is encoded by the exons ATGCCGGTCGACTTAGATAATTCATCCACCGCTTCCGGTGAAGCTAGCGTCACGTCCTCCGGTAACCAAAACCCACTTCCCAAATCCACCGCCAAGAAGAAACGTAACCTCCCTGGAATGCCAG ATCCGGATGCAGAGGTGATTGCTTTATCTCCGAGTACTCTTCTAGCGACGAATCGATTCGTTTGTGAAATTTGCAACAAAGGATTTCAAAGGGACCAGAATCTTCAGCTTCATAGACGAGGTCATAATTTACCATGGAAGCTGAAGCAGAGATCAAGTAAGGAAGTGAAAAAGAGAGTTTATGTTTGTCCTGAGATCACTTGTGTCCATCACCATCCATCAAGAGCTTTGGGCGATCTTACGGGAATTAAGAAACATTTCTGTAGAAAACATGGTGAAAAAAAGTGGAAATGCGATAAGTGTTCCAAAAAATATGCTGTTCAATCGGATTGGAAAGCTCACTCCAAGATTTGCGGTACTCGGGAGTACAAATGTGATTGTGGAACTGTGTTTTCCAG GAGGGATAGTTTTATCACCCACAGGGCTTTCTGTGATGTGTTGGCAGAGGAGAGggctaaagctcaaacacaaccGCAGcctcagaatcagaatcaaactGCCACCAAAGAATCCAACCCGAAACCTCAGACTACGGATTCTTCACCACCATCTGCAGCTACACCGATATCGGTTTCTGCACCAGAATCAGGGAAAGTTCCAGCTCCAGCTCCAGCTGTGCCTCAGTTAAGTAGTGTGATATCTTCTTCAGCTTTGCCAATTCAAAGTTCTG AGTTGCCTGAAAATCCCAGTCCTATCATGGAAGAATCTCTGGCTCCAGCTCCAGCTGCGGCACCAACAGGTTTAAATGGAAGTTGTAGTAGTAGCGCCAGCTTAGGTAGCAATGGCAGCAGCTGCAGTGTATTTGCTAGCTTATTTGCATCCTCAACTACATCTGCGAGCTTAAAACCTCAGCATCCTCCGGTTTTCATCGACTTATTTCAATCTGTAGGTCAACCAGATTGTCTTACTGACCTTGCTCCATCTCCATCCATTGAACCAATTTCTCTATGCCTCTCAACAAACCATGGGTCATCAATATTTGGGACTGCAGGGCAAGAGCACAGGCAGTACGCTCCACCACCACAACCTGCTATGTCTGCCACAGCACTGCTGCAGAAAGCTGCTCAGATGGGAGCAACCGCAACTAATGCATCCTTGCTTCATGGTTTTG GGCTTGGCCCTGGGCTTCCTCGTGATGGAAGTTCAGGATTAAAGGAATTGATGATGGGAACTCCTGTGTTTGGTCCTAGGCAAGCAACTCTGGATTTTCTTGGATTGGGAATGGCTGCTGGTGGCAGCCCCAATGGTGGCCTGTCAGCTCTAATTACCTCCATTGGAGATGAACTTGATGTTGTTGCAGCAGCAACTTCATTTGGGGGTGGAGATTTCACCAGCAAGGACATTGGAAGGAGCTCATAA
- the LOC107896407 gene encoding vicilin-like seed storage protein At2g18540 isoform X2 has translation MLRLKGTLVSPFSFFAVFSIILASPTFLSVESYSHRHASTVGQLVLKHDRKLLTQTKHGEISAAIVTDGTKGPYHLQFITLEPNSVFLPVLLHANMVFFVHTGSGTLSWTDDDDMRDVNLRKGDVYRLPEGSAFYVQSSLEAEREKLRIYAIFTNAEDDIYEPSIGAYSSITDVVLGFDTRVLQAAFKVPEDVIEIMRASKPPAIIHAVQKEGKMLVEWQAQLLKAFLGGNRDGFFHSINGKKTKKKMRAYNVLEADPDFENCNGWSLTVDRKDLHILKHSNIGLFMVNLTKGSMMAPHWNPRASEIAIVLQGQGMVRVVCSSNAKECECRDMRYRVKEGDIFAVPRFHPMAQMSFNNDSFVFMGFSTLTTKRNHPQFLVGKKSALRIMDKQILALSFNVSNATIDQLLKPQRESVILDCTSCAEEEERLMMEEIERERKEEEEARRKEEEEEARKRREEEEAKRKAEEEAQKRREEEEEARRREEEEEAKRREKKEARRREEEEEAKRRREEEEAKRRREEEEEAKRREEKEARRREEEEEEARRREEEEEASTEEEEEARRREEEDARRREEEEGATRRETKKRREEEARREQEEAWKQEEERQRRAEEAAAKGWREREKQRGQPEEKETEGGGDEGRDRRRAAKKVWLI, from the exons ATGCTGAGGTTGAAGGGAACCTTGGTTTCCCCATTTTCCTTTTTCGCAGTTTTCAGCATTATTCTTGCTTCCCCCACCTTCCTGAGTGTCGAATCTTATTCGCATCGCCATGCTTCCACCGTGGGTCAGTTGGTTCTTAAGCACGACAGGAAGCTCTTAACTCAGACAAAACATGGAGAAATCTCAGCTGCTATAGTCACTGATGGAACAAAAGGGCCATACCATCTTCAATTCATCACCCTGGAGCCTAACTCCGTGTTTCTTCCAGTTCTGCTACATGCAAACATGGTTTTTTTCGTCCATACAG GGAGTGGGACTTTGAGTTGGACTGATGATGATGATATGAGGGATGTGAACCTTCGGAAAGGAGATGTATATAGGTTGCCTGAAGGATCGGCTTTCTATGTACAAAGCAGCTTAGAGGCTGAAAGAGAGAAGCTTAGGATTTATGCTATCTTCACTAACGCAGAAGATGACATATAT GAGCCATCCATTGGGGCATACTCAAGCATTACTGATGTCGTTCTCGGCTTTGATACCAGAGTACTCCAAGCAGCTTTTAAG GTACCCGAAGATGTGATAGAAATAATGAGAGCAAGCAAGCCACCTGCTATAATTCATGCAGTGCAAAAGGAGGGGAAGATGTTAGTGGAATGGCAAGCTCAACTCTTGAAAGCCTTTCTAGGGGGCAATAGGGATGGCTTCTTCCATtctatcaatggcaagaagacgAAGAAGAAAATGAGAGCATACAATGTTTTAGAAGCAGATCCAGATTTCGAGAACTGTAACGGGTGGAGCCTAACAGTGGACAGGAAAGACTTACATATATTGAAACATTCCAACATTGGACTTTTCATGGTGAACTTGACAAAG GGTTCAATGATGGCGCCACATTGGAATCCAAGAGCTTCCGAGATAGCAATAGTGTTGCAGGGTCAGGGGATGGTTCGGGTGGTTTGTTCAAGCAATGCCAAGGAATGTGAGTGCAGGGACATGAGGTATAGAGTGAAGGAAGGCGATATATTTGCGGTGCCAAGGTTTCATCCAATGGCTCAGATGTCATTCAACAATGATTCTTTTGTTTTCATGGGGTTTAGCACATTAACAACAAAGCGAAACCATCCTCAATTTCTAGTGGGGAAGAAGTCTGCGCTAAGGATCATGGATAAACAGATATTGGCTTTGTCTTTCAATGTCTCCAACGCAACAATCGATCAGCTTCTTAAACCGCAGAGAGAATCGGTGATATTAGATTGTACATCGTGTGCGGAGGAAGAGGAAAGATTGATGATGGAGGAAATTGAAAGGGAAAGGAAGGAAGAGGAAGAAGCCAGGAGGAAAGAGGAGGAAGAGGAGGCCAGAAAGAGAAGAGAGGAGGAAGAAGCTAAGAGGAAAGCGGAAGAAGAGGCCCAAAAGAGaagggaagaagaagaggaagccAGAAGGagagaggaagaggaagaagctaagagaagagaaaaaaaggagGCCAGAAGGagagaggaagaggaagaagctAAGAGAAGGAGAGAGGAAGAGGAAGCTAAGAGGAGGagagaggaagaggaagaagctaagagaagagaagaaaaggagGCCAGAAGGAgagaggaggaggaagaagaggCCAGGAGGagagaggaggaagaagaagctAGTACGGAAGAGGAAGAGGAGGCCAGAAGGAGAGAGGAAGAGGATGCTCGAAGGAGAGAAGAGGAAGAGGGAGCTACAAGAAGGGAGacaaagaagagaagagaagaagaagcaaGGAGAGAGCAAGAGGAAGCTTGGAAACAGGAAGAAGAAAGGCAAAGGAGAGCAGAAGAAGCCGCAGCAAAGGGTTGGAGGGAGAGGGAGAAACAAAGAGGACAACCAGAGGAAAAAGAAACGGAAGGAGGTGGCGATGAGGGCCGTGACCGCAGAAGGGCTGCAAAGAAAGTGTGGTTGATTTAG
- the LOC107896407 gene encoding vicilin-like seed storage protein At2g18540 isoform X1 encodes MLRLKGTLVSPFSFFAVFSIILASPTFLSVESYSHRHASTVGQLVLKHDRKLLTQTKHGEISAAIVTDGTKGPYHLQFITLEPNSVFLPVLLHANMVFFVHTGSGTLSWTDDDDMRDVNLRKGDVYRLPEGSAFYVQSSLEAEREKLRIYAIFTNAEDDIYKIQEPSIGAYSSITDVVLGFDTRVLQAAFKVPEDVIEIMRASKPPAIIHAVQKEGKMLVEWQAQLLKAFLGGNRDGFFHSINGKKTKKKMRAYNVLEADPDFENCNGWSLTVDRKDLHILKHSNIGLFMVNLTKGSMMAPHWNPRASEIAIVLQGQGMVRVVCSSNAKECECRDMRYRVKEGDIFAVPRFHPMAQMSFNNDSFVFMGFSTLTTKRNHPQFLVGKKSALRIMDKQILALSFNVSNATIDQLLKPQRESVILDCTSCAEEEERLMMEEIERERKEEEEARRKEEEEEARKRREEEEAKRKAEEEAQKRREEEEEARRREEEEEAKRREKKEARRREEEEEAKRRREEEEAKRRREEEEEAKRREEKEARRREEEEEEARRREEEEEASTEEEEEARRREEEDARRREEEEGATRRETKKRREEEARREQEEAWKQEEERQRRAEEAAAKGWREREKQRGQPEEKETEGGGDEGRDRRRAAKKVWLI; translated from the exons ATGCTGAGGTTGAAGGGAACCTTGGTTTCCCCATTTTCCTTTTTCGCAGTTTTCAGCATTATTCTTGCTTCCCCCACCTTCCTGAGTGTCGAATCTTATTCGCATCGCCATGCTTCCACCGTGGGTCAGTTGGTTCTTAAGCACGACAGGAAGCTCTTAACTCAGACAAAACATGGAGAAATCTCAGCTGCTATAGTCACTGATGGAACAAAAGGGCCATACCATCTTCAATTCATCACCCTGGAGCCTAACTCCGTGTTTCTTCCAGTTCTGCTACATGCAAACATGGTTTTTTTCGTCCATACAG GGAGTGGGACTTTGAGTTGGACTGATGATGATGATATGAGGGATGTGAACCTTCGGAAAGGAGATGTATATAGGTTGCCTGAAGGATCGGCTTTCTATGTACAAAGCAGCTTAGAGGCTGAAAGAGAGAAGCTTAGGATTTATGCTATCTTCACTAACGCAGAAGATGACATATAT AAAATCCAGGAGCCATCCATTGGGGCATACTCAAGCATTACTGATGTCGTTCTCGGCTTTGATACCAGAGTACTCCAAGCAGCTTTTAAG GTACCCGAAGATGTGATAGAAATAATGAGAGCAAGCAAGCCACCTGCTATAATTCATGCAGTGCAAAAGGAGGGGAAGATGTTAGTGGAATGGCAAGCTCAACTCTTGAAAGCCTTTCTAGGGGGCAATAGGGATGGCTTCTTCCATtctatcaatggcaagaagacgAAGAAGAAAATGAGAGCATACAATGTTTTAGAAGCAGATCCAGATTTCGAGAACTGTAACGGGTGGAGCCTAACAGTGGACAGGAAAGACTTACATATATTGAAACATTCCAACATTGGACTTTTCATGGTGAACTTGACAAAG GGTTCAATGATGGCGCCACATTGGAATCCAAGAGCTTCCGAGATAGCAATAGTGTTGCAGGGTCAGGGGATGGTTCGGGTGGTTTGTTCAAGCAATGCCAAGGAATGTGAGTGCAGGGACATGAGGTATAGAGTGAAGGAAGGCGATATATTTGCGGTGCCAAGGTTTCATCCAATGGCTCAGATGTCATTCAACAATGATTCTTTTGTTTTCATGGGGTTTAGCACATTAACAACAAAGCGAAACCATCCTCAATTTCTAGTGGGGAAGAAGTCTGCGCTAAGGATCATGGATAAACAGATATTGGCTTTGTCTTTCAATGTCTCCAACGCAACAATCGATCAGCTTCTTAAACCGCAGAGAGAATCGGTGATATTAGATTGTACATCGTGTGCGGAGGAAGAGGAAAGATTGATGATGGAGGAAATTGAAAGGGAAAGGAAGGAAGAGGAAGAAGCCAGGAGGAAAGAGGAGGAAGAGGAGGCCAGAAAGAGAAGAGAGGAGGAAGAAGCTAAGAGGAAAGCGGAAGAAGAGGCCCAAAAGAGaagggaagaagaagaggaagccAGAAGGagagaggaagaggaagaagctaagagaagagaaaaaaaggagGCCAGAAGGagagaggaagaggaagaagctAAGAGAAGGAGAGAGGAAGAGGAAGCTAAGAGGAGGagagaggaagaggaagaagctaagagaagagaagaaaaggagGCCAGAAGGAgagaggaggaggaagaagaggCCAGGAGGagagaggaggaagaagaagctAGTACGGAAGAGGAAGAGGAGGCCAGAAGGAGAGAGGAAGAGGATGCTCGAAGGAGAGAAGAGGAAGAGGGAGCTACAAGAAGGGAGacaaagaagagaagagaagaagaagcaaGGAGAGAGCAAGAGGAAGCTTGGAAACAGGAAGAAGAAAGGCAAAGGAGAGCAGAAGAAGCCGCAGCAAAGGGTTGGAGGGAGAGGGAGAAACAAAGAGGACAACCAGAGGAAAAAGAAACGGAAGGAGGTGGCGATGAGGGCCGTGACCGCAGAAGGGCTGCAAAGAAAGTGTGGTTGATTTAG
- the LOC107896423 gene encoding G-box-binding factor 1 has product MGTEEESSPAKHSKPTASAQEMPTTPAYPDWSSQMQAYYGAGATPPPFFASTVASTTPHPYIWGGQHPLMPPYGTPVPYPVIYPPGGVYAHPNMAIAPSSAPNNADHEEKSADDKDRGATKKSKGTSGSKVEESGKAASGSGKDGGSQSGESGSEGTADGSDENNQQEPAAAKKGSFGQMLADANMQSNTAVALVPGKPVVPIPGTNLNIGIDIWSGAPAATGAAKMRPNASGAVAAAASGVVMHDQWIQDERELKRQKRKQSNRESARRSRLRKQAECEELQARVENLANENCTLRGELQKLSDECEKLSSENSSIKEELMRICGPDALTKLEQENPSSVVEGNS; this is encoded by the exons ATGGGAACAGAAGAAGAGAGCTCACCTGCCAAGCATTCTAAACCTACTGCTTCAGCTCAG GAGATGCCTACGACACCTGCATATCCTGATTGGTCAAGCCAGATGCAG GCTTATTATGGTGCCGGAGCTACTCCACCTCCCTTTTTTGCCTCAACTGTTGCTTCAACAACTCCGCATCCATATATATGGGGAGGCCAG CATCCTTTAATGCCTCCATACGGCACCCCAGTTCCGTATCCAGTTATATATCCTCCAGGGGGAGTATATGCACATCCTAATATGGCCATC GCTCCAAGTTCTGCACCAAATAATGCTGACCATGAAGAGAAGAGTGCTGATGACAAGGATCGAGGTGCCACCAAAAAATCCAAGGGAACTTCAGGAAGCAAGGTTGAAGAGAGTGGAAAGGCAGCTTCCGGATCTGGAAAAGATGGCGGCTCTCAAAG TGGTGAAAGTGGCAGTGAGGGTACAGCAGATGGAAGCGATGAGAATAATCAACAA GAACCTGCTGCTGCGAAAAAGGGAAGCTTTGGACAGATGCTTGCAGATG CCAATATGCAGAGTAATACTGCTGTGGCTTTGGTTCCTGGGAAACCCGTAGTCCCTATTCCTGGAACTAACTTGAATATTGGGATTGACATATGGAGTGGTGCCCCTGCTGCCACAGGAGCTGCAAAAATGCGACCCAACGCGTCTGGTGCTGTAGCTGCAGCTGCTTCTGGAGTTGTAATGCATGACCAGTGGATTCAA GATGAGCGTGAGTTGAAAAGACAGAAAAGGAAGCAGTCTAACAGGGAATCTGCCAGGAGATCAAGATTACGAAAGCAG GCGGAGTGTGAAGAGCTACAAGCAAGGGTGGAAAACTTGGCGAACGAAAACTGCACCCTTAGAGGGGAACTACAGAAGCTTTCTGATGAATGTGAGAAGCTTTCATCAGAAAATAGTTCAATTAAG GAGGAATTGATGCGGATTTGTGGACCGGATGCTCTTACTAAGCTTGAACAAGAGAACCCCTCTTCAGTTGTCGAGGGTAATAGTTAG
- the LOC107896394 gene encoding zinc finger protein GAI-ASSOCIATED FACTOR 1 isoform X1 has protein sequence MPVDLDNSSTASGEASVTSSGNQNPLPKSTAKKKRNLPGMPDPDAEVIALSPSTLLATNRFVCEICNKGFQRDQNLQLHRRGHNLPWKLKQRSSKEVKKRVYVCPEITCVHHHPSRALGDLTGIKKHFCRKHGEKKWKCDKCSKKYAVQSDWKAHSKICGTREYKCDCGTVFSRRDSFITHRAFCDVLAEERAKAQTQPQPQNQNQTATKESNPKPQTTDSSPPSAATPISVSAPESGKVPAPAPAVPQLSSVISSSALPIQSSELPENPSPIMEESLAPAPAAAPTGLNGSCSSSASLGSNGSSCSVFASLFASSTTSASLKPQHPPVFIDLFQSVGQPDCLTDLAPSPSIEPISLCLSTNHGSSIFGTAGQEHRQYAPPPQPAMSATALLQKAAQMGATATNASLLHGFGIASLSSLSAQQDNLQWGQREVEPENTSVVAGLGPGLPRDGSSGLKELMMGTPVFGPRQATLDFLGLGMAAGGSPNGGLSALITSIGDELDVVAAATSFGGGDFTSKDIGRSS, from the exons ATGCCGGTCGACTTAGATAATTCATCCACCGCTTCCGGTGAAGCTAGCGTCACGTCCTCCGGTAACCAAAACCCACTTCCCAAATCCACCGCCAAGAAGAAACGTAACCTCCCTGGAATGCCAG ATCCGGATGCAGAGGTGATTGCTTTATCTCCGAGTACTCTTCTAGCGACGAATCGATTCGTTTGTGAAATTTGCAACAAAGGATTTCAAAGGGACCAGAATCTTCAGCTTCATAGACGAGGTCATAATTTACCATGGAAGCTGAAGCAGAGATCAAGTAAGGAAGTGAAAAAGAGAGTTTATGTTTGTCCTGAGATCACTTGTGTCCATCACCATCCATCAAGAGCTTTGGGCGATCTTACGGGAATTAAGAAACATTTCTGTAGAAAACATGGTGAAAAAAAGTGGAAATGCGATAAGTGTTCCAAAAAATATGCTGTTCAATCGGATTGGAAAGCTCACTCCAAGATTTGCGGTACTCGGGAGTACAAATGTGATTGTGGAACTGTGTTTTCCAG GAGGGATAGTTTTATCACCCACAGGGCTTTCTGTGATGTGTTGGCAGAGGAGAGggctaaagctcaaacacaaccGCAGcctcagaatcagaatcaaactGCCACCAAAGAATCCAACCCGAAACCTCAGACTACGGATTCTTCACCACCATCTGCAGCTACACCGATATCGGTTTCTGCACCAGAATCAGGGAAAGTTCCAGCTCCAGCTCCAGCTGTGCCTCAGTTAAGTAGTGTGATATCTTCTTCAGCTTTGCCAATTCAAAGTTCTG AGTTGCCTGAAAATCCCAGTCCTATCATGGAAGAATCTCTGGCTCCAGCTCCAGCTGCGGCACCAACAGGTTTAAATGGAAGTTGTAGTAGTAGCGCCAGCTTAGGTAGCAATGGCAGCAGCTGCAGTGTATTTGCTAGCTTATTTGCATCCTCAACTACATCTGCGAGCTTAAAACCTCAGCATCCTCCGGTTTTCATCGACTTATTTCAATCTGTAGGTCAACCAGATTGTCTTACTGACCTTGCTCCATCTCCATCCATTGAACCAATTTCTCTATGCCTCTCAACAAACCATGGGTCATCAATATTTGGGACTGCAGGGCAAGAGCACAGGCAGTACGCTCCACCACCACAACCTGCTATGTCTGCCACAGCACTGCTGCAGAAAGCTGCTCAGATGGGAGCAACCGCAACTAATGCATCCTTGCTTCATGGTTTTGGTATAGCTTCATTATCTTCATTATCTGCACAGCAAGATAATTTACAATGGGGTCAGAGAGAAGTTGAGCCTGAGAATACCTCTGTTGTAGCAGGGCTTGGCCCTGGGCTTCCTCGTGATGGAAGTTCAGGATTAAAGGAATTGATGATGGGAACTCCTGTGTTTGGTCCTAGGCAAGCAACTCTGGATTTTCTTGGATTGGGAATGGCTGCTGGTGGCAGCCCCAATGGTGGCCTGTCAGCTCTAATTACCTCCATTGGAGATGAACTTGATGTTGTTGCAGCAGCAACTTCATTTGGGGGTGGAGATTTCACCAGCAAGGACATTGGAAGGAGCTCATAA